A section of the Arcobacter roscoffensis genome encodes:
- a CDS encoding DUF4810 domain-containing protein, with protein MKYFINTFILGSLVVLLTACGSNANQTIYHWDKAYIDSVYESLNEEGDINTQISNLEKIIQDSYTNKKKIAPGLYAQLGLLYSKIGNNSKSIMNLDKEMEMFPESKQYISFLKNKGVK; from the coding sequence GTGAAATATTTTATTAATACTTTTATACTAGGTAGTTTAGTAGTTTTACTAACTGCTTGTGGTAGTAATGCTAATCAAACTATTTATCATTGGGATAAAGCTTATATTGATTCTGTATATGAATCATTAAATGAAGAAGGTGATATAAATACACAAATCTCTAATTTAGAAAAAATAATACAAGATAGTTATACAAATAAGAAAAAAATTGCTCCTGGACTATATGCACAATTAGGACTTTTATACTCTAAAATTGGAAATAATTCTAAATCAATAATGAATTTAGATAAAGAAATGGAAATGTTCCCTGAATCAAAACAGTATATTAGTTTTTTAAAAAATAAAGGGGTAAAATAA
- the ruvX gene encoding Holliday junction resolvase RuvX, whose amino-acid sequence MKLACIDIGLKRIGVAICVGSDIVTPQEAILRKNRNQASNDVNAFLKEWEIEKLIVGFPSASEDMQKRINHFVKLLELDIPYEFQEENMSSIEAEDMMKGQIKYKRDGRVDSLAAKIILERYLAKN is encoded by the coding sequence TTGAAATTAGCTTGCATTGATATAGGACTTAAAAGAATAGGAGTTGCAATTTGTGTTGGCTCAGATATTGTTACGCCACAAGAAGCAATATTGCGAAAAAATAGAAATCAAGCCTCAAATGATGTAAATGCTTTTTTAAAAGAGTGGGAAATAGAAAAATTAATAGTTGGATTTCCAAGTGCCAGTGAAGATATGCAAAAAAGAATAAACCACTTTGTTAAACTACTAGAACTTGATATACCTTATGAATTTCAAGAAGAAAACATGAGTTCAATAGAAGCCGAAGATATGATGAAAGGCCAAATTAAATACAAAAGAGATGGAAGAGTTGACTCCCTTGCTGCAAAAATTATACTAGAGAGATATTTAGCAAAGAACTAA
- a CDS encoding CsgG/HfaB family protein — MSKLKVALITTALITLFSGCATESSHSIKVPENKVERVSYNGKKMMISIGRFDNRSAYNNGIFSNGKDRLGNQAQTILTTSLQQSGHFLVLDRTNLSVLKQESNFSKVNQNIKGAKYVITGDVVEFGRKTVGDHQFFGILGKGKKQVAYAKVNLNVIDVSTTAVVYSSQGAGEFALSNREIIGFGGTAGYDATLNDKVLSLAINEAVNNLTKKVH, encoded by the coding sequence ATGTCAAAATTAAAAGTTGCTTTAATAACTACAGCTTTAATTACACTATTTAGTGGTTGTGCAACAGAAAGTTCACACTCTATAAAAGTACCAGAAAATAAAGTTGAAAGAGTATCATACAATGGTAAAAAGATGATGATTTCAATTGGTAGATTTGATAATAGATCTGCATACAACAATGGTATATTTTCAAATGGTAAAGATAGATTAGGGAATCAAGCACAAACAATATTAACTACAAGTTTGCAACAAAGTGGTCATTTCTTAGTTCTTGATAGAACAAACTTAAGTGTATTAAAACAAGAAAGTAACTTTTCAAAAGTAAATCAAAATATAAAAGGTGCTAAATATGTTATTACAGGGGATGTAGTAGAATTTGGTAGAAAAACTGTAGGTGATCACCAGTTTTTTGGAATACTAGGAAAAGGTAAAAAACAAGTGGCTTATGCAAAAGTTAATCTAAATGTTATTGATGTTAGTACTACTGCTGTAGTATATTCATCTCAAGGTGCAGGAGAATTTGCATTATCAAATAGAGAGATTATTGGATTTGGTGGAACAGCTGGTTATGATGCAACTTTAAATGACAAAGTTTTAAGTTTAGCAATTAATGAAGCAGTAAATAACTTAACAAAAAAAGTTCATTAA
- a CDS encoding ABC transporter permease — protein MQVLGKKLLYLIIMLFIISLISFIAINAAPNSFFASGQLNPNITEESIAQLKAIYGLDKPLYVQYFSWLIAMVQLDFGISFASGSQVKDEILSRIPITLIINVISMVFIFFISLYLGIKAALNKNSFFDRFTGQLSLLSFSMPSFYLALLLVLIFAINFEVLPIAGLHSVPDDGSLAYYLDFAWHLILPISIIIFSGIGSLTLYIRSLTIEILKSDYIFFAKARGLNNKQILRYYILPNLYPPVITLLGLSLPGIIGGSVILETIFSIDGMGLLFFQSALAHDYPVIMGILIIGAFLTLLGNILADLFLLKLNPNYDGK, from the coding sequence ATGCAAGTATTGGGGAAAAAGCTGTTATACCTTATCATCATGCTTTTTATAATTAGTTTGATTTCATTTATAGCTATAAATGCAGCGCCAAACTCTTTTTTTGCAAGTGGGCAGTTAAACCCTAATATTACAGAAGAGTCAATTGCTCAATTAAAAGCTATTTATGGTTTAGACAAGCCTTTATATGTACAGTATTTCTCTTGGCTTATTGCTATGGTTCAACTTGACTTTGGTATTTCCTTTGCTAGTGGTTCGCAAGTAAAAGATGAGATTTTAAGTCGAATTCCAATCACACTTATAATAAATGTGATTTCTATGGTATTTATCTTTTTCATCTCACTATATCTTGGAATAAAAGCAGCTTTAAATAAAAATAGTTTTTTTGATAGATTTACAGGACAGTTATCACTTCTTAGTTTTTCTATGCCTTCTTTTTATTTAGCCTTGCTTTTAGTTTTAATTTTTGCTATAAACTTCGAAGTTTTACCAATAGCAGGATTACACTCAGTACCAGATGATGGAAGTTTAGCCTACTATTTAGACTTTGCATGGCATTTAATACTTCCTATTTCTATTATAATTTTTAGTGGAATTGGAAGTTTGACTTTATATATTAGATCACTAACTATTGAGATTTTAAAGTCTGATTATATTTTCTTTGCAAAGGCTAGAGGTTTAAATAACAAACAAATATTAAGATACTATATCTTACCAAATCTATATCCACCAGTTATTACACTACTTGGATTATCACTTCCAGGAATCATTGGTGGTTCAGTAATACTTGAAACAATTTTTTCTATTGATGGAATGGGACTTTTATTTTTCCAAAGTGCTTTAGCTCATGACTATCCTGTTATTATGGGAATATTAATCATTGGAGCATTTTTAACACTACTTGGAAATATCCTAGCAGATTTATTCTTGCTAAAACTAAACCCAAACTATGATGGAAAATAA
- the acpS gene encoding holo-ACP synthase — protein sequence MIGIDVASVDRIKRMHEKFGRKAYERFLDDEEIALIKRPESAAGFWAAKEAASKALGTGIGKECGFHDIKIKKSKLGAPKIKYKKEIRKKYKIKKSYLSITHDQGLAIAVVHNTKK from the coding sequence ATGATAGGTATAGATGTAGCTTCTGTTGATAGAATAAAAAGAATGCATGAGAAGTTTGGGCGAAAGGCTTATGAAAGATTTTTAGATGATGAGGAAATTGCGCTTATAAAAAGACCTGAAAGCGCTGCTGGTTTTTGGGCTGCTAAAGAGGCTGCTTCAAAGGCTTTGGGTACTGGTATTGGTAAAGAGTGTGGTTTTCATGATATTAAAATCAAAAAATCAAAGCTTGGTGCTCCAAAAATAAAATACAAAAAAGAAATAAGAAAAAAGTATAAGATTAAAAAGTCTTATTTATCTATTACTCATGACCAAGGCTTAGCAATTGCTGTGGTTCACAACACTAAAAAGTAG
- a CDS encoding DUF799 domain-containing protein, producing the protein MKNIFTIVFSITMMIFLSGCAKNQELYDYSSFTKNKPKSILVVLPTNESLDIKGSSATLANSILPLSEAGYYVFPPVLVNETFKHNGVYEAKEIRNVSLEKLKEIFGADSVLYINVKKYGNNYAVLASKTEIELEAKLVDLHSGKTLWNKETKFIKSSGDSGGGLIGMLVTAVVTQIVNESTDQAYEASMIANNILFRTNCNDCILYGSYSPNFNKDLQLK; encoded by the coding sequence ATGAAAAATATTTTTACTATTGTATTTTCAATTACTATGATGATTTTCTTATCAGGTTGTGCTAAAAATCAAGAGTTATATGATTATAGTTCTTTTACTAAAAATAAACCTAAGTCTATTTTAGTTGTATTACCAACAAATGAGTCTTTAGATATAAAAGGTAGTTCAGCTACACTAGCTAACTCAATTTTACCTTTAAGTGAAGCTGGTTATTATGTTTTTCCTCCTGTATTAGTAAATGAAACATTTAAACACAATGGAGTATATGAAGCAAAAGAAATTAGAAATGTTTCTTTAGAAAAATTAAAAGAGATTTTTGGAGCAGACTCTGTACTTTATATAAATGTTAAAAAATACGGTAATAACTACGCAGTTTTAGCAAGTAAAACTGAAATTGAATTAGAAGCTAAACTAGTAGATTTACATAGTGGCAAAACACTTTGGAATAAAGAAACTAAATTTATCAAATCTTCTGGTGATAGTGGTGGAGGATTAATCGGAATGTTAGTTACTGCTGTAGTTACTCAAATTGTAAATGAATCAACTGATCAAGCATATGAAGCATCAATGATTGCAAATAATATCTTATTTAGAACAAATTGCAATGATTGTATTTTATATGGAAGCTACTCACCAAACTTTAATAAAGACCTACAGCTAAAATAG
- a CDS encoding MarR family transcriptional regulator — protein MKEILREIGMISRCLATISDIEFKDIQLGKNQYLYLVRVYENPGIIQEKLSQLLKVDRTTTAKAVKKLIEQGYLEKVQTQDNKKEFKLFCTQKGKDIYSFLEKEENHSSKISLVDFNKEEEKELLKKLHSMRIRIENEWQEIKKGKKRDY, from the coding sequence ATGAAAGAGATATTAAGAGAGATAGGAATGATTTCTAGATGTTTAGCCACTATTAGCGATATTGAGTTTAAAGACATACAACTGGGAAAAAATCAATACTTATACTTAGTAAGAGTTTATGAGAACCCAGGAATTATTCAAGAAAAACTCTCCCAACTACTAAAAGTAGATAGAACAACTACAGCTAAGGCTGTTAAAAAACTAATAGAGCAAGGCTACCTTGAAAAGGTGCAAACACAAGACAATAAAAAAGAATTTAAGCTATTTTGTACTCAAAAAGGCAAAGATATTTACTCTTTTTTAGAAAAAGAAGAAAACCATAGTTCTAAAATATCCTTAGTTGACTTTAATAAAGAAGAAGAAAAAGAGCTATTAAAAAAGCTTCACTCTATGAGAATACGTATTGAGAATGAGTGGCAAGAAATAAAAAAAGGGAAAAAAAGAGATTATTAA
- a CDS encoding GNAT family N-acetyltransferase, producing the protein MKIEIKNFNELTNTEIYNILKIRAEVFVVEQNCLYNDIDDKDLEAIHMFIKEGSNIVAYLRVLKKCDEKISFGRVLVERNSRKKGYAIELISKALNLINEKWPEKNIIIEAQSYLKKFYESFSFKAIKSEHLEDGIPHYWMEKS; encoded by the coding sequence ATGAAAATTGAAATAAAAAATTTTAACGAATTAACAAATACTGAGATTTATAATATTTTAAAAATTAGAGCAGAGGTTTTTGTTGTTGAACAAAATTGTCTTTACAACGATATTGATGATAAAGACTTAGAAGCTATTCATATGTTTATAAAAGAAGGCTCAAATATAGTTGCATATTTGCGAGTTTTAAAAAAGTGTGATGAGAAAATATCATTTGGTAGAGTTTTAGTAGAAAGAAACTCTAGAAAAAAAGGTTATGCAATTGAACTTATTTCAAAGGCTCTAAACCTAATAAATGAAAAATGGCCTGAAAAAAACATAATTATTGAAGCTCAATCATATCTAAAGAAATTTTACGAAAGTTTTAGTTTCAAAGCCATAAAAAGTGAGCATCTTGAAGATGGTATTCCTCATTATTGGATGGAAAAATCTTAA
- a CDS encoding transaldolase, translating to MSLKEEINYSLWCDFIERDFLENRFQEIIKDEVIQGATSNPAIFASSITNSVAYKQQLDMLQANNAKTIYEELALTDIKRAACLLDELHKNDADDGFISIEVDPTLCDDAHGTIEEGIRLHNSIGADNVMIKVPATQAGYIAMRELTSRGIHVNATLIFSVDQAIKCAQALDEGIKESNKDIKAVISVFVSRFDRLCDSDFISKGLEASKLGIVNATKCYHEVNKFENKNIRTLFASTGVKGDDLEPSYYVDNLIYPNSVNTAPLATIEDWVQVGSKEESDIMTEKQCDEYFQLLEEKGVNMKDIYEKLLTEGLDAFKVSFKELLSKLVA from the coding sequence ATGAGTTTAAAAGAAGAAATTAACTACTCTTTATGGTGTGATTTTATTGAAAGAGATTTCTTAGAAAATAGATTTCAAGAGATTATTAAAGATGAAGTGATCCAAGGGGCTACTTCAAATCCTGCAATTTTTGCATCATCTATCACTAACTCGGTTGCATATAAACAACAACTTGATATGTTACAAGCAAACAATGCTAAAACAATTTATGAAGAGTTAGCTTTAACTGATATTAAAAGAGCTGCTTGTTTACTTGATGAATTACATAAAAATGATGCAGATGATGGGTTTATCTCTATTGAAGTTGACCCAACACTTTGTGATGATGCACATGGTACAATAGAAGAAGGTATTAGATTACATAATTCTATTGGTGCTGATAATGTAATGATTAAAGTTCCTGCTACACAAGCTGGGTATATTGCAATGAGAGAGTTAACATCAAGAGGTATTCATGTAAATGCAACACTTATTTTCTCAGTTGATCAAGCTATTAAATGTGCTCAAGCTTTAGATGAGGGAATTAAAGAATCAAATAAAGATATAAAAGCTGTAATTTCTGTATTTGTTTCAAGATTTGATAGATTATGTGACAGTGATTTCATTTCAAAAGGTTTAGAAGCTTCAAAACTTGGAATTGTAAATGCAACAAAGTGTTACCATGAAGTAAATAAGTTTGAAAACAAAAACATAAGAACACTTTTTGCAAGTACTGGTGTAAAAGGTGACGATTTAGAGCCTTCTTATTATGTTGATAATTTAATCTATCCAAACTCAGTGAATACTGCTCCTTTAGCAACTATTGAAGATTGGGTGCAGGTTGGTTCAAAAGAAGAGTCTGATATTATGACAGAAAAACAGTGCGATGAGTACTTCCAATTATTAGAAGAAAAAGGTGTTAATATGAAAGACATCTATGAAAAACTTTTAACAGAAGGACTTGATGCTTTTAAGGTATCTTTTAAAGAATTACTTTCAAAATTAGTAGCATAA
- the panC gene encoding pantoate--beta-alanine ligase: protein MKVLKTIDELQEVRKNINSTVGFVPTMGALHDGHISLIKKARCENEIVIVSIFVNPTQFLPGEDLDAYPRRDEADKKICEMCKVDYVFMPEISTMYGSEEILIKAPNKSYMLEGKSRPGHFDGVLQVVLKLFGLVQPTNAYFGKKDAQQLSLIEQMVKNLFLPINIVPCDIVREKDGLAMSSRNVYLDETQRKDALLISKSLYSAASLIAKGEFEVKKIKEKIHEVMKDLDVEYVAIVNKEFDEIETIELKNTVILVVARFGNTRLLDNIWL from the coding sequence TTGAAAGTTTTAAAAACTATAGACGAGCTACAAGAAGTTAGAAAAAATATTAACTCAACAGTTGGCTTTGTTCCAACAATGGGAGCTTTACATGATGGACATATCTCTTTAATCAAAAAAGCAAGATGTGAAAATGAGATAGTTATAGTATCTATCTTTGTAAACCCTACACAATTTCTTCCAGGAGAGGATTTAGATGCATATCCAAGACGTGATGAAGCAGATAAAAAAATCTGTGAGATGTGCAAAGTTGATTATGTATTTATGCCTGAGATTTCTACTATGTATGGAAGTGAAGAGATTTTGATAAAAGCTCCAAATAAAAGCTATATGCTAGAAGGTAAAAGCAGACCAGGTCATTTTGATGGTGTTTTACAAGTTGTTTTAAAACTATTTGGCTTAGTTCAACCAACAAATGCTTATTTTGGAAAGAAAGATGCACAACAACTATCACTTATAGAACAAATGGTTAAAAACCTTTTCTTGCCTATAAATATAGTGCCATGTGATATTGTAAGAGAAAAAGATGGACTTGCTATGAGTTCAAGAAATGTATATCTTGATGAAACTCAAAGAAAAGACGCCTTGCTTATTTCAAAATCACTTTATAGTGCTGCTTCACTTATAGCAAAAGGTGAATTTGAAGTAAAAAAAATAAAAGAGAAAATCCATGAAGTTATGAAAGACTTAGATGTGGAATATGTAGCTATTGTAAATAAAGAGTTTGATGAGATAGAAACAATTGAACTAAAAAACACAGTAATTCTTGTAGTTGCAAGATTTGGGAATACAAGACTACTTGATAATATTTGGCTATAA
- the gatC gene encoding Asp-tRNA(Asn)/Glu-tRNA(Gln) amidotransferase subunit GatC, which produces MTVDDKLIEKLSRLSSLEIDESRKENLKSELADIINFVENLNEIDVSKIEATFSTVEGGTPLREDEAKQDLELSNHILKNAPESEDGYFKVPKIIE; this is translated from the coding sequence ATGACTGTAGATGATAAACTAATTGAGAAATTATCAAGACTTTCTAGTTTAGAGATTGATGAGTCAAGAAAAGAGAACTTAAAATCTGAACTAGCTGATATTATCAACTTCGTTGAAAATTTAAATGAGATTGATGTATCAAAAATTGAAGCTACATTTAGCACTGTTGAAGGTGGAACACCTTTAAGAGAAGATGAGGCTAAACAAGATTTAGAGTTATCAAATCATATTTTAAAAAATGCTCCTGAGTCAGAAGATGGATACTTTAAAGTTCCAAAGATTATTGAGTAA
- a CDS encoding class II 3-deoxy-7-phosphoheptulonate synthase — protein sequence MKTWNPSSWRDFPIKQQPTYNDLEKLKKVENELASYPPLIFAGEALSLKSKLADVVNGKAFLLQGGDCAESFASFDANNIKDLFKVMMQMAVVLTFSGGCPVVKVGRVAGQFAKPRSSDFEEINGISLPSYRGDIVNDMAFTEKARNPKAKKLLKAYNQSAATMNLLRAFSRGGMADLNQVQLWNLGFLKDHELDERYQNVSNRISEALNFMKSCGITSENTAQLSETSLFTSHEALLLNYEEALTRKDSITGDWFNCAAHMLWIGDRTRDLKDAHIEYFRGIKNPIACKVGPSMREDELIQLIDKLNPENEAGRLNLIVRMGANKIEDHFPKLLARVKKEGKNVLWSSDPMHGNTIKTDNGYKTRDFEAILSEVRKFFQIHRAEGTYAGGIHLEMTGQDVTECTGSASSAITKEGLASRYHTQCDPRLNADQALELAFMIADTLKEARKDIIV from the coding sequence ATGAAAACTTGGAATCCAAGTAGTTGGAGAGATTTTCCAATCAAACAACAACCAACATATAATGATTTAGAAAAATTAAAAAAAGTAGAGAATGAACTAGCTTCATATCCACCTTTAATTTTTGCAGGTGAAGCACTAAGTCTAAAAAGTAAGTTAGCAGATGTTGTAAATGGAAAGGCTTTTCTTTTACAAGGGGGAGATTGTGCTGAATCATTTGCTTCATTTGATGCAAATAACATTAAAGATTTATTTAAAGTTATGATGCAAATGGCAGTAGTTTTAACTTTCTCTGGTGGATGTCCAGTAGTAAAAGTTGGAAGAGTTGCTGGTCAGTTTGCAAAACCAAGAAGTTCAGACTTTGAAGAGATTAATGGTATTTCTTTACCTTCATATAGAGGTGATATTGTAAATGATATGGCTTTTACAGAAAAAGCTAGAAATCCAAAAGCTAAGAAATTATTAAAAGCTTACAATCAAAGTGCTGCAACTATGAACCTTTTAAGAGCATTTTCAAGAGGTGGTATGGCTGATTTAAATCAAGTTCAATTATGGAATTTAGGTTTCTTAAAAGACCATGAACTAGATGAAAGATACCAAAATGTATCAAATAGAATTTCAGAAGCACTTAATTTTATGAAGTCATGTGGTATCACAAGTGAAAATACTGCTCAATTAAGTGAAACATCACTGTTTACTTCACATGAAGCACTTTTACTTAACTATGAAGAAGCACTTACAAGAAAAGATTCAATCACTGGTGATTGGTTTAACTGTGCTGCTCATATGTTATGGATAGGGGATAGAACAAGAGATTTAAAAGATGCTCATATTGAGTATTTTAGAGGTATAAAAAACCCGATTGCTTGTAAAGTTGGACCTTCTATGAGAGAAGATGAATTAATTCAATTAATTGACAAATTAAACCCAGAAAATGAAGCAGGAAGATTAAATCTTATTGTTAGAATGGGTGCAAATAAAATTGAAGATCACTTCCCTAAATTATTAGCAAGAGTTAAAAAAGAAGGGAAAAATGTATTATGGTCATCTGATCCAATGCATGGAAATACTATCAAAACTGATAATGGCTACAAAACAAGAGATTTTGAAGCTATTTTAAGTGAAGTGCGAAAATTCTTCCAAATTCATAGAGCAGAGGGAACATATGCAGGTGGTATTCACTTAGAAATGACAGGACAAGATGTAACTGAATGTACAGGTAGTGCAAGTTCTGCTATTACAAAAGAAGGATTAGCAAGTAGATACCATACTCAATGTGATCCAAGATTAAATGCTGACCAAGCTTTAGAGTTAGCATTTATGATTGCTGATACTTTAAAAGAAGCAAGAAAAGATATAATAGTTTAA
- the serB gene encoding phosphoserine phosphatase SerB: protein MKLAVFDFDSTLMDGETIDFLAKPLGLEEKVAGITEKAMAGELDFFESLIERVSLLEGLEYAKAVEICKDLPLMPGAYEIIPELKKMGYKVVCFSGGFRIGTSPAKDKLGLDADFSNVLHERDGILTGLVGGDMMFGYSKGDMIQRLQNILGVSKADTLVCGDGANDLSMFAHADTRVAFCAKEVLKKEANIIVDTKDLTKILDNL from the coding sequence ATGAAATTAGCTGTATTTGATTTTGATTCAACACTTATGGATGGAGAAACTATTGACTTTCTTGCAAAGCCTTTAGGATTAGAGGAAAAAGTTGCAGGAATTACTGAAAAAGCAATGGCTGGAGAGTTAGACTTTTTTGAATCTTTAATTGAAAGAGTATCTTTACTTGAAGGTTTAGAGTATGCTAAAGCTGTTGAGATTTGTAAAGATTTACCTTTAATGCCAGGGGCATATGAGATTATTCCTGAACTTAAAAAGATGGGATATAAAGTAGTATGTTTTTCAGGTGGATTTAGAATAGGAACATCTCCTGCAAAAGATAAGCTAGGACTTGATGCTGATTTCTCAAATGTATTACATGAAAGAGATGGTATCTTAACTGGACTTGTTGGTGGAGATATGATGTTTGGATATTCAAAAGGTGATATGATTCAAAGATTACAAAATATTTTAGGTGTTTCAAAAGCTGATACTTTAGTGTGTGGTGATGGTGCAAATGACTTATCAATGTTCGCTCATGCTGATACTAGAGTTGCTTTTTGTGCTAAAGAAGTATTAAAGAAAGAAGCTAATATTATAGTCGACACAAAAGACTTAACAAAAATCTTAGATAATTTATAA